Proteins from a genomic interval of Providencia stuartii:
- the recA gene encoding recombinase RecA — MAIDENKQKALAAALGQIEKQFGKGSIMRLGEDRSMDVETISTGSLSLDVALGAGGLPLGRIVEIYGPESSGKTTLTLQVIAAAQRSGKTCAFIDAEHALDPIYAKKLGVDIDNLLCSQPDTGEQALEICDALTRSGAVDVIIVDSVAALTPKAEIEGEIGDSHMGLAARMMSQAMRKLAGNLKNSNTLLIFINQIRMKIGVMFGNPETTTGGNALKFYASVRLDIRRIGAVKNGEEIVGSETRVKVVKNKVAAPFKQAEFQILYGEGINTYGELIDLGVKHKLIEKAGAWYSYNGDKIGQGKANATIYLKEHPEAAEEIDKKLREMLLTHTGEFSSAATDYISEAEENESPEEF; from the coding sequence ATGGCTATCGATGAAAACAAACAAAAAGCATTAGCAGCAGCGCTAGGTCAAATTGAAAAGCAATTTGGTAAAGGCTCTATCATGCGTCTTGGCGAAGATCGCTCAATGGATGTTGAAACTATCTCAACGGGTTCTTTATCTCTTGATGTCGCTTTAGGTGCTGGTGGTCTGCCGCTGGGGCGTATTGTTGAAATCTATGGGCCTGAATCTTCTGGTAAAACAACACTGACACTGCAAGTTATTGCAGCCGCACAACGCAGTGGTAAAACATGTGCATTTATCGATGCTGAACATGCTCTCGACCCTATTTATGCAAAAAAATTAGGCGTTGATATTGATAACCTGCTGTGTTCTCAGCCTGATACCGGTGAGCAAGCACTGGAAATCTGTGATGCGTTGACGCGCTCAGGGGCTGTTGATGTCATCATTGTTGACTCCGTTGCAGCATTAACACCAAAAGCTGAAATTGAAGGTGAAATTGGTGACTCTCATATGGGCTTAGCTGCTCGTATGATGAGCCAAGCAATGCGTAAATTAGCGGGTAACTTGAAAAACTCAAATACGCTGTTGATCTTCATTAACCAAATTCGTATGAAGATTGGTGTTATGTTTGGTAACCCTGAAACGACAACGGGCGGTAATGCTCTCAAATTCTATGCTTCCGTACGTTTAGATATTCGCCGTATTGGTGCTGTGAAAAATGGTGAAGAGATTGTTGGTAGCGAAACGCGTGTTAAAGTCGTTAAAAACAAAGTCGCTGCACCATTTAAACAAGCTGAATTCCAAATCCTGTACGGTGAAGGGATTAACACCTACGGTGAATTAATTGATTTAGGTGTTAAGCATAAATTGATTGAAAAAGCCGGTGCTTGGTATAGCTATAACGGTGATAAAATTGGTCAAGGGAAAGCGAATGCAACAATATATCTGAAAGAGCACCCTGAAGCGGCCGAAGAAATTGATAAAAAACTGCGTGAAATGCTACTAACTCACACTGGTGAATTTAGCAGTGCAGCCACTGATTACATCAGTGAAGCCGAAGAAAATGAATCGCCTGAAGAATTTTAA